One window of Coriobacteriia bacterium genomic DNA carries:
- a CDS encoding ECF transporter S component has product MSTSPAPKPAGTTSAKTQARKNAAKRSHLDTRELVTIAIFAAMTMVLSFIQIPLFPPAPWLMYDPSGVIPLITALLFGPAAGVTVGVIGWLPRLFFDPLGTLITVVVVAVMSLITGLIYRAKKTFAGAMVGMVIGAVVFIVLAILLNLLITPLYAHVSIPEVAAMIVPILLPFNLIKVGLNVVITALLYKPVSNLIKRRDSRSHI; this is encoded by the coding sequence ATGAGCACGTCACCCGCACCCAAGCCAGCCGGCACGACCAGCGCCAAGACGCAAGCCCGCAAAAACGCGGCGAAGCGCAGCCATCTCGACACGCGCGAGCTCGTGACCATCGCGATATTCGCCGCCATGACCATGGTGCTGAGCTTCATCCAGATCCCGCTGTTCCCGCCCGCGCCGTGGCTGATGTACGACCCCTCGGGCGTCATTCCGCTCATCACGGCGCTGCTGTTCGGCCCGGCCGCCGGCGTCACGGTCGGCGTCATCGGCTGGCTGCCCCGCCTGTTCTTCGACCCGCTGGGTACGCTCATCACCGTCGTCGTCGTGGCGGTCATGAGCCTCATCACCGGCCTCATCTACCGCGCCAAGAAGACGTTCGCCGGCGCGATGGTGGGCATGGTCATCGGCGCCGTGGTCTTCATCGTCCTGGCCATCCTGCTCAACCTGCTCATCACGCCGCTGTACGCGCACGTGTCCATCCCCGAGGTCGCGGCCATGATCGTGCCGATCCTGCTGCCGTTCAACCTCATCAAGGTGGGCCTGAACGTCGTCATCACGGCCCTGCTATACAAGCCGGTGTCGAACCTCATCAAGCGTCGCGACAGCCGCTCTCACATCTAA
- a CDS encoding energy-coupling factor transporter ATPase, with translation MVDILFDDVCYSYDGETDVLRHVSLSIERGEYIAILGHNGSGKSTLARCINALIVPDSGTVRIAGLDSSDPDEQLEIRRHAGMVFQNPDNQMVTSIVADDVAFGPENLGIPQPEIVERVESALAAVAMTDFAQADPSELSGGQKQRVSVAGMLAMHPDILVLDEPGAMLDPRGRRGVRRVMRDLNDTGITIVHITHFMDDALEADRVLVMDAGQLVLSGTPDEVFAHAEQLRQLGLEQPFAMQLAERLRARGIDVPDSPHIEIVEEALCRLRSSM, from the coding sequence ATGGTAGACATCCTGTTCGATGACGTGTGCTACTCCTACGACGGGGAGACGGACGTGCTGCGACACGTCAGCCTCTCCATCGAGAGGGGCGAGTACATCGCGATACTGGGGCACAACGGCAGCGGCAAGTCGACGCTGGCCCGCTGCATCAACGCGCTCATCGTGCCCGACTCCGGCACGGTGCGCATCGCCGGCCTCGACAGCTCCGACCCCGACGAGCAGCTCGAGATCCGCCGACACGCCGGCATGGTGTTCCAGAACCCCGACAACCAGATGGTGACGAGCATCGTGGCCGACGACGTGGCGTTCGGGCCCGAGAACCTCGGCATCCCCCAGCCGGAGATCGTCGAGCGCGTCGAGAGCGCGCTGGCCGCCGTCGCCATGACCGACTTCGCGCAGGCCGACCCCTCCGAGCTGTCCGGCGGCCAGAAGCAGCGCGTCAGCGTCGCCGGCATGCTCGCCATGCACCCCGACATCCTCGTGCTCGACGAGCCGGGCGCCATGCTCGACCCCCGCGGCCGGCGCGGCGTGCGGCGCGTCATGCGCGACCTCAACGACACCGGCATCACGATCGTGCACATCACCCACTTCATGGACGACGCCCTCGAGGCCGACCGCGTCCTGGTCATGGACGCCGGGCAGCTCGTGCTGTCCGGCACGCCCGACGAGGTGTTCGCCCACGCCGAGCAGCTGCGCCAGCTGGGGCTCGAGCAGCCCTTCGCCATGCAGCTGGCCGAGCGTCTGCGCGCGCGGGGCATCGACGTGCCTGACTCGCCGCACATCGAAATCGTTGAGGAGGCGCTATGCCGCTTGCGTTCGAGCATGTGA
- a CDS encoding LysR family transcriptional regulator, whose translation MDIRELRHILAIADGGTLTRAAEMLHVSRQAVAKTLRSAEVEVGAPLFERRNAALIPTERGDALIKGARPITATFDELCRVNLRHPSGAPAKPDGVRAALSIALVTGGREALPHGLLERYSALHPHVALDVEEMSTDAVFDEVRRGGANIGIVGTHPELAGEFDRLCVRRVGVWLYVPEGHPMAGREKVALTDLDGLAMVTAGRHNHVHRFVMLRCAEAGVRPDIRATTTDTTLLGHLVSEHNAACFGFPPDVQAPPAGSATVRLAIEGGDEFGTYLIRRPAGKGPVPSAAARQFWSIGQALAKQIGAEGAASH comes from the coding sequence ATGGACATCCGCGAGCTGCGCCACATCCTGGCCATAGCCGACGGCGGCACGCTCACCCGCGCCGCCGAGATGCTGCACGTCTCGCGGCAGGCCGTCGCCAAAACGCTACGGAGTGCCGAGGTGGAAGTGGGCGCTCCCCTGTTCGAGCGGCGAAACGCGGCGCTCATCCCCACGGAGCGCGGTGACGCCCTCATCAAGGGGGCGCGGCCGATCACGGCGACCTTCGACGAGCTGTGCCGTGTGAACCTGCGCCACCCCAGCGGAGCGCCGGCGAAACCGGATGGCGTTCGCGCGGCGCTGTCGATCGCGCTGGTCACCGGTGGCCGCGAGGCCCTTCCCCACGGTCTGCTCGAGCGCTACTCGGCACTCCACCCGCACGTCGCGCTCGATGTCGAAGAGATGAGCACCGACGCCGTCTTTGACGAGGTTCGGCGAGGCGGTGCCAATATCGGCATCGTCGGCACGCATCCCGAGCTCGCGGGCGAGTTCGATCGCCTCTGCGTGCGCCGCGTGGGCGTCTGGCTCTATGTGCCGGAGGGGCATCCGATGGCGGGGCGGGAGAAAGTTGCCCTCACCGACCTCGACGGGCTGGCCATGGTGACGGCCGGGCGGCACAACCACGTGCACCGCTTCGTCATGCTGCGCTGCGCAGAGGCGGGCGTGCGCCCCGACATCCGCGCGACAACGACGGACACGACGCTGCTCGGGCACCTCGTCAGCGAGCACAATGCTGCCTGCTTCGGCTTTCCGCCCGACGTGCAGGCCCCGCCGGCGGGATCGGCCACCGTCCGCCTCGCGATAGAGGGCGGTGACGAGTTCGGCACGTACCTCATCCGCAGGCCCGCTGGCAAGGGCCCAGTCCCAAGCGCGGCCGCCCGCCAGTTCTGGTCCATCGGGCAGGCCCTCGCCAAGCAAATCGGGGCGGAAGGGGCAGCATCTCACTAG
- a CDS encoding FAD-binding protein, protein MDTTVSRRNLIKGAALGAAAMGLTAGASALASEKASSASADAPAWDAEYDVVVLGLGGAGANAAVAAYEEGATVLVCEKAPEGQEPCNTKASGQFVIATDDADQLYTYFSQLMGKFNNWDEDALRGMCEGAAGNWEWMTGPLGADPELVCPPEDKNPVDNFPMEAAQGASWRLTENAWGLGRSGYVYHWDEFPEIPESQHCLCLTASGTRFDASYYNLCINAVNARVDGEKLTVWKSCAGKRLVTDETGAVTGVIVEKDGEELAIKANGGVCLCTGGFEANADMISDFTQLPYTYLQAGTTNTGDGIKMAQQVGAQLWHMSNVSGYMWTHLKDGLTTANGLGGANAAFGIYAGLDGSRFQNEQAATRHGRISIGGRWISTPMPLPAYLIIDSVHIAEKPMGSGFSADNSEEIASGEIISGETIEELSAKIREQGDAPDFNANGELDKALEKYNAHCHANDGAGEEDDYGRMCTVPVETGPFYAMKIGPTLFNTQGGPRRNQFAQVINTEGMPIPGLFEGGEMGSVFADMYNGGGNLSETMVFGRFAGMNAAKRAKGEFEGATEKALTHQEKLAAEAAAAAGAANELASDYADGTYEGSGQGYGGKMTVSVTVEGGKIAKVEVVDNAETPTIGGQALPVYAEAAPTVSNLDDIDIASGASNTLKGFKAAVMDALSQAK, encoded by the coding sequence ATGGACACCACCGTTTCCCGCCGCAACCTCATCAAGGGTGCCGCCCTCGGCGCCGCCGCCATGGGCCTGACCGCCGGCGCGTCTGCGCTGGCCTCCGAGAAGGCCTCCTCGGCCTCCGCCGACGCCCCGGCGTGGGACGCCGAGTACGACGTCGTCGTGCTGGGCCTGGGCGGCGCGGGCGCCAACGCGGCCGTCGCGGCCTACGAGGAGGGCGCGACCGTCCTCGTGTGCGAGAAGGCCCCGGAGGGCCAGGAGCCCTGCAACACGAAGGCCTCGGGCCAGTTCGTCATCGCCACGGACGACGCCGACCAGCTCTACACCTACTTCTCCCAGCTCATGGGCAAGTTCAACAACTGGGACGAGGACGCGCTGCGCGGCATGTGCGAGGGCGCGGCGGGCAACTGGGAGTGGATGACCGGCCCGCTGGGCGCCGATCCCGAGCTCGTGTGCCCGCCCGAGGACAAGAACCCCGTCGACAACTTCCCGATGGAGGCCGCCCAGGGCGCGAGCTGGCGCCTCACCGAGAACGCCTGGGGCCTGGGCCGCAGCGGCTACGTCTATCACTGGGACGAGTTCCCGGAGATCCCCGAGTCGCAGCACTGCCTGTGCCTCACCGCGTCGGGCACGCGCTTTGACGCCAGCTACTACAACCTGTGCATCAACGCGGTGAACGCCCGCGTCGACGGCGAGAAGCTCACCGTGTGGAAGAGCTGCGCCGGCAAGCGCCTCGTGACGGACGAGACCGGCGCCGTGACCGGCGTCATCGTCGAGAAGGACGGTGAGGAGCTCGCCATCAAGGCCAACGGCGGCGTGTGCCTGTGCACGGGCGGCTTCGAGGCCAACGCCGACATGATCTCCGACTTCACGCAGCTCCCCTACACCTACCTGCAGGCCGGCACGACGAACACCGGCGACGGCATCAAGATGGCCCAGCAGGTCGGCGCCCAGCTCTGGCACATGAGCAACGTCTCCGGCTACATGTGGACGCACCTCAAGGACGGCCTCACCACGGCCAACGGCCTCGGTGGCGCCAACGCCGCGTTCGGCATCTACGCCGGCCTCGACGGCTCGCGCTTCCAGAACGAGCAGGCCGCCACGCGCCACGGCCGCATCAGCATCGGCGGCCGCTGGATCTCCACGCCCATGCCGCTGCCCGCCTACCTCATCATCGACTCCGTGCACATCGCCGAGAAGCCGATGGGCTCGGGCTTCAGCGCCGACAACTCCGAGGAGATCGCCAGCGGCGAGATCATCTCCGGCGAGACGATCGAGGAGCTGTCCGCCAAGATCCGCGAGCAGGGCGACGCCCCCGACTTCAACGCCAACGGCGAGCTCGACAAGGCGCTCGAGAAGTACAACGCCCACTGCCACGCCAACGACGGCGCCGGCGAGGAGGACGACTACGGCCGCATGTGCACCGTGCCCGTCGAGACCGGCCCGTTCTACGCGATGAAGATCGGCCCCACGCTGTTCAACACGCAGGGCGGCCCGCGCCGCAACCAGTTCGCCCAGGTCATCAACACCGAGGGCATGCCGATCCCCGGCCTGTTCGAGGGCGGCGAGATGGGCTCCGTGTTCGCCGACATGTACAACGGCGGCGGCAACCTGTCCGAGACGATGGTCTTCGGCCGCTTCGCCGGCATGAACGCCGCCAAGCGCGCCAAGGGCGAGTTCGAGGGCGCCACGGAGAAGGCCCTGACGCACCAGGAGAAGCTCGCTGCCGAGGCCGCCGCTGCCGCTGGCGCCGCCAACGAGCTGGCCAGCGACTACGCCGACGGCACCTACGAGGGCTCCGGCCAGGGCTACGGCGGCAAGATGACCGTGTCCGTGACCGTCGAGGGCGGCAAGATCGCCAAGGTCGAGGTCGTCGACAACGCCGAGACGCCCACGATCGGCGGGCAGGCGCTGCCCGTGTACGCCGAGGCTGCCCCGACCGTGAGCAACCTGGACGACATCGACATCGCCTCCGGCGCGTCCAACACGCTCAAGGGCTTCAAGGCGGCCGTCATGGACGCCCTGAGCCAGGCGAAGTAA
- a CDS encoding FAD-binding protein, producing MQTTVSRRSFLAGAGAVAASAAAASAVPAIASEAAPAAGTILTRDTLANGTWSFMVAPEPVAEDQIAEVKTHEIVVVGSGAAGLCCAVAAAEQGADVIVFSAGTKPLSRGGSFQAIGSKYQAEHGIEDDPEKRRVQTAIDQVAGCRMMDMRKWAVWENKSGESMDWMIDKMEAKGIKCSLAVPYVDVDGVLDTPAGEHNFWTDEAPMGVFQGAPLVAKAWADTFTEDFGGEIDYSTVAQYLIRDDDNTGRVSAVIAQDADGKYIKYEATKAVVLATGDFSKDLDMMAHFAPYAWEHFKDVLTPEVDYDCEMVYTGLMPGAGQKMGLWVGAAWQKVFPNPCAINGAVSGPSHCVVDSFWGINLAQDGRRFHNENTNFAFGAYTRMNLKGGTAYAIWDTQYAYTQEIWDTLGSTIDNVNGDAFLPKTPEQLIAGWDSSAESGSYFKADTLEELIDMMEGLDKENALESIAKYNEYAKNGLDEEFHVNPELLHPIETGPFYGCVTPGSTFLCVMGGLRCDEHCQVLDAADEPIEGLYEVGTMIGDFYAGAYNFAFQGQNLGACCTTFPYLVGRELAAK from the coding sequence ATGCAGACTACCGTGAGCCGCCGTAGCTTCCTGGCCGGTGCGGGCGCCGTCGCCGCAAGCGCTGCCGCCGCCTCCGCCGTGCCCGCCATCGCCTCCGAGGCTGCGCCGGCTGCCGGCACCATCCTGACCCGCGACACGCTCGCCAACGGCACCTGGTCGTTCATGGTGGCGCCCGAGCCCGTCGCCGAGGACCAGATCGCCGAGGTCAAGACGCACGAGATCGTCGTCGTGGGCTCCGGTGCCGCCGGCCTGTGCTGCGCTGTCGCCGCCGCCGAGCAGGGCGCGGACGTCATCGTGTTCTCCGCCGGCACCAAGCCGCTGTCGCGCGGCGGCTCGTTCCAGGCCATCGGCTCGAAGTACCAGGCCGAGCACGGCATCGAGGACGATCCCGAGAAGCGCCGCGTCCAGACGGCCATCGACCAGGTCGCCGGCTGCCGCATGATGGACATGCGCAAGTGGGCCGTGTGGGAGAACAAGTCGGGCGAGTCCATGGACTGGATGATCGACAAGATGGAGGCCAAGGGCATCAAGTGCTCGCTGGCCGTGCCCTACGTCGACGTCGACGGCGTGCTCGACACCCCTGCGGGCGAGCACAACTTCTGGACGGACGAGGCCCCCATGGGCGTGTTCCAGGGCGCCCCGCTCGTCGCCAAGGCGTGGGCCGACACATTCACGGAGGACTTCGGCGGCGAGATCGACTACAGCACCGTCGCCCAGTACCTGATCCGCGATGACGACAACACGGGCCGCGTGAGCGCCGTCATCGCTCAGGACGCCGACGGCAAGTACATCAAGTACGAGGCCACGAAGGCTGTCGTCCTGGCCACGGGCGACTTCTCCAAGGACCTCGACATGATGGCCCACTTCGCGCCGTATGCCTGGGAGCACTTCAAGGACGTGCTCACGCCCGAGGTCGACTACGACTGCGAGATGGTCTACACCGGTCTCATGCCCGGCGCGGGCCAGAAGATGGGCCTGTGGGTCGGCGCTGCCTGGCAGAAGGTCTTCCCGAACCCCTGCGCCATCAACGGCGCCGTCAGCGGCCCGTCGCACTGCGTCGTCGACTCGTTCTGGGGCATCAACCTGGCCCAGGACGGCAGGCGCTTCCATAACGAGAACACGAACTTCGCGTTCGGCGCCTACACGCGCATGAACCTCAAGGGCGGCACCGCCTACGCGATCTGGGACACGCAGTACGCCTATACGCAGGAGATCTGGGACACGCTGGGCAGCACGATCGACAACGTCAACGGTGACGCGTTCCTGCCCAAGACGCCCGAGCAGCTCATCGCGGGCTGGGACAGCTCGGCCGAGTCGGGCAGCTACTTCAAGGCTGACACGCTCGAGGAGCTCATCGACATGATGGAGGGGCTCGACAAGGAGAACGCCCTCGAGTCTATCGCCAAGTACAACGAGTACGCCAAGAACGGCCTGGACGAGGAGTTTCACGTCAACCCTGAGCTGCTGCACCCCATCGAGACGGGCCCGTTCTACGGCTGCGTCACGCCGGGCTCGACGTTCCTGTGCGTCATGGGCGGCCTGCGCTGCGACGAGCACTGCCAGGTGCTCGACGCGGCCGACGAGCCGATCGAAGGCCTGTACGAGGTCGGCACGATGATCGGCGACTTCTACGCCGGCGCGTACAACTTCGCATTCCAGGGGCAGAACCTGGGCGCCTGCTGCACGACGTTCCCGTACCTCGTCGGTCGCGAGCTCGCCGCGAAGTAA
- a CDS encoding energy-coupling factor transporter transmembrane protein EcfT, protein MKTKITLGQYYNTDSFLHRMDPRVKLVLMIAFMVSVFVAELPWGLVPVLVMLIAMVAASNVPVRKILSACKPLWFFVILTIVVNVVLVREGSPVFHLGPFAVTDEALLASLFLGFRIFALMLSGVMLSLTTSPVGITDGMERLLSPLERLGFPAHEMAMMYTIAIRFVPTLANEASHIKAAQASRGASLDDGKLIDRARFLAAMLVPLFASALRHAEELASAMEARCYVGGEGRTRFHVLAVRGRDYVAIGVFALYLASLVVVGVLA, encoded by the coding sequence GTGAAGACTAAGATCACGCTCGGCCAGTACTACAACACCGACTCGTTCCTGCACCGCATGGACCCGCGCGTCAAGCTCGTGCTCATGATCGCGTTCATGGTGAGCGTCTTCGTCGCCGAGCTGCCGTGGGGCCTCGTGCCCGTACTCGTCATGCTCATCGCCATGGTCGCCGCCTCCAACGTGCCCGTCCGCAAGATCCTGAGCGCCTGCAAGCCGCTGTGGTTCTTCGTCATCCTCACGATCGTCGTCAACGTCGTGCTCGTGCGCGAGGGCTCGCCCGTGTTCCACCTCGGGCCGTTCGCCGTGACGGACGAGGCGCTGCTCGCGAGCCTCTTCCTCGGCTTTCGCATCTTCGCGCTCATGCTGTCGGGCGTGATGCTGTCGCTCACGACGTCGCCCGTCGGCATCACGGACGGCATGGAGCGACTGCTCTCGCCGCTGGAGCGTCTCGGGTTCCCCGCGCACGAGATGGCCATGATGTACACGATCGCCATCCGCTTCGTGCCGACGCTGGCCAACGAGGCGAGCCACATCAAGGCGGCCCAGGCGTCGCGCGGGGCTAGCCTCGACGACGGCAAGCTCATCGACCGGGCGCGCTTCCTCGCCGCCATGCTCGTGCCGCTGTTCGCCAGCGCGCTGCGCCACGCCGAGGAGCTCGCCAGCGCCATGGAGGCGCGCTGCTACGTCGGCGGCGAGGGGCGGACGCGCTTCCACGTGCTCGCCGTGCGCGGTCGGGACTACGTGGCCATCGGCGTGTTCGCGCTCTACCTCGCGAGCCTCGTCGTAGTGGGCGTGCTGGCGTAG
- a CDS encoding energy-coupling factor transporter ATPase, whose product MPLAFEHVSYHYDSEVVGPALDDVCLTVEDGQFVAVIGHTGSGKSTLAEHCNGTKLPSVGRVVVDGFCTSDKKQRREVRRRVGFVAQYPEYQLFAETVALDVAFGPRNLGMSDAEADAAVHEALELVGLDYADVADVSPFDLSGGQKRRVALAGIIAMHPKVLVLDEPMVGLDPQGRREVFGIVKEMHARGDTILMVSHSMDDVAEAAQRIVVLDRGRIVDEGSPRVVFSHEAELHKRGLDIPRAAHVANDLAARGFSFGTAGADLPLTLDDLVDGIARELGHGASGKGAGRED is encoded by the coding sequence ATGCCGCTTGCGTTCGAGCATGTGAGCTACCACTACGACTCCGAGGTGGTCGGCCCCGCGCTGGACGACGTCTGCCTCACCGTCGAAGACGGGCAGTTCGTCGCCGTCATAGGGCACACCGGGTCGGGCAAGTCCACGCTGGCCGAGCACTGCAACGGCACGAAGCTCCCCAGCGTGGGGCGCGTCGTCGTGGACGGCTTCTGCACGTCCGACAAGAAGCAGCGCCGCGAGGTGCGCCGCCGGGTGGGCTTCGTCGCGCAGTACCCCGAGTACCAGCTGTTCGCCGAGACCGTGGCGCTCGACGTCGCGTTCGGCCCGCGCAACCTGGGCATGAGCGACGCCGAGGCCGACGCCGCCGTGCACGAGGCACTCGAGCTCGTAGGCCTCGACTACGCCGACGTGGCCGACGTCTCGCCGTTCGACCTGTCCGGCGGCCAGAAGCGCCGCGTCGCGCTCGCCGGCATCATCGCCATGCACCCCAAGGTGCTCGTGCTCGACGAGCCGATGGTCGGCCTCGACCCGCAGGGCAGGCGCGAGGTGTTCGGCATCGTCAAGGAGATGCACGCCCGCGGCGACACGATCCTGATGGTCTCCCACTCCATGGACGACGTCGCCGAGGCGGCGCAGCGCATCGTCGTGCTCGACCGGGGACGCATCGTCGACGAGGGATCACCACGCGTCGTGTTCTCGCACGAGGCGGAGCTGCACAAGCGCGGCCTGGACATCCCACGCGCGGCGCACGTCGCCAACGACTTGGCCGCCCGCGGCTTCTCGTTCGGGACGGCGGGCGCCGACCTGCCGCTGACGCTTGACGACCTCGTGGACGGCATCGCCCGCGAGCTGGGGCACGGCGCGTCGGGGAAGGGGGCCGGCCGTGAAGACTAA
- a CDS encoding LysR family transcriptional regulator — translation MNDRQRGLFVDVVDLGSFSKAAEWHFVTPQSVSQQVRRLEDELGFALLDRTAQGVAPTEAGSAFYEGCRHIGRELDLLVRRCSEIAGADGRTIRLGSSATYSLALFSRFVPGFLQQHPDVRVEYVSVESAPLHGLLAGAYDVLEGVRPDGGAADAAGEEARREGGDVSEGVAGAGRVAFLPLHASRRCCVVSARNPLSHRASVAPEDLRGQQVYVFSLAWAANLRAYLDERCPGIELREAPVAGHDNIQHLCDAEDVVYLAPEQLVGRFDPLIPVPFDVDVTTEYGLLFLEGSRSRLAELLSAARAAFSG, via the coding sequence ATGAACGACCGGCAGCGAGGGCTGTTCGTCGACGTGGTTGACCTGGGGAGCTTTTCGAAGGCGGCCGAGTGGCACTTCGTGACGCCGCAGTCGGTCTCGCAGCAGGTTCGCCGGCTCGAGGACGAGTTGGGCTTCGCGCTGCTCGACCGCACGGCGCAGGGTGTGGCGCCCACGGAGGCGGGCAGCGCGTTTTACGAGGGGTGCCGACACATCGGGCGCGAACTCGACCTGCTCGTGCGGCGCTGCTCCGAGATCGCGGGCGCGGACGGCCGGACCATTCGCCTGGGGTCGTCGGCCACCTACTCGTTGGCGCTGTTCTCGCGTTTCGTGCCGGGCTTTCTGCAGCAGCACCCCGACGTTCGCGTCGAGTACGTCAGCGTAGAGAGCGCCCCGCTGCACGGGTTGCTCGCCGGCGCGTATGACGTGCTCGAGGGCGTGCGCCCCGATGGCGGGGCTGCGGACGCGGCGGGGGAGGAGGCCCGTCGCGAGGGCGGCGACGTCTCCGAGGGGGTGGCAGGCGCGGGGCGCGTCGCGTTTCTGCCGCTGCACGCGTCGCGTCGGTGCTGCGTGGTGTCGGCGCGCAACCCGCTGTCGCACCGTGCGAGCGTGGCGCCCGAGGACCTGCGCGGACAGCAGGTCTACGTGTTCAGCCTGGCGTGGGCGGCCAACCTGCGGGCCTATCTGGATGAGCGTTGCCCGGGCATCGAGCTGCGCGAGGCGCCGGTGGCCGGCCACGATAACATCCAGCACCTCTGCGACGCCGAGGACGTGGTCTACCTGGCACCCGAGCAGCTGGTGGGCCGCTTCGACCCGCTCATCCCCGTCCCGTTTGATGTGGACGTGACGACGGAGTACGGGCTCCTGTTCTTGGAGGGCTCCCGCAGCAGGCTGGCCGAGCTGCTTTCGGCGGCGCGGGCTGCGTTTTCGGGGTAG
- a CDS encoding bile acid:sodium symporter family protein, which translates to MRPNPWFAFNRFIGGHMMVVAPLCVLVGVLFPRQFEWMSPAVEWLFAFMTFQSAMGATARQMLDVVRRPKLLVAALVVELVAMPLIAFFIGGLLLPGQHDILLGIVLEYCVPMGVNGLMWTEIFTGNKSLSLGVVIISTVLAPFTMPLTMQLLMGTSVHVDVWGMMVDLLEMVAIPAVLGIACNDLSHGKANAKVAPWIAPLAKIFLILVLIVNSTHISDAMHHLNPTLVMVAAMMAVFGASGYVLGYVVARLLHAGVGDSLTCGITTGARNISSGAVIAQMYFPDAAMFPVMMGTLFQHVIAAAYGTIIRRMEARHAGTPARPRGEQ; encoded by the coding sequence GTGAGGCCGAACCCCTGGTTCGCGTTCAACAGGTTTATCGGTGGCCACATGATGGTCGTGGCGCCTCTGTGCGTCCTCGTTGGCGTGCTGTTCCCCCGGCAGTTCGAGTGGATGTCGCCCGCCGTGGAGTGGCTGTTCGCGTTCATGACGTTCCAGAGCGCCATGGGGGCGACGGCGCGCCAGATGCTCGACGTCGTGCGCCGGCCCAAGCTTCTCGTCGCCGCGCTCGTGGTCGAGCTCGTCGCCATGCCGCTCATCGCGTTCTTCATCGGCGGCCTTCTGCTGCCGGGCCAGCACGACATCCTGCTGGGCATCGTGCTCGAGTACTGCGTGCCCATGGGCGTCAACGGCCTCATGTGGACGGAGATATTCACGGGCAACAAGTCGCTGTCGCTGGGCGTCGTCATCATATCGACCGTGCTGGCGCCGTTCACGATGCCGCTGACGATGCAGCTACTCATGGGGACGAGCGTGCACGTGGACGTGTGGGGCATGATGGTCGACCTACTCGAGATGGTGGCCATCCCCGCCGTGCTGGGCATCGCGTGCAACGACCTGTCGCACGGCAAGGCAAACGCCAAGGTGGCGCCGTGGATCGCGCCGCTCGCGAAAATCTTCCTCATTCTGGTGCTCATCGTGAACTCGACGCACATCAGCGACGCCATGCACCACCTCAACCCGACGCTTGTCATGGTGGCCGCCATGATGGCCGTGTTCGGGGCGAGCGGCTACGTACTCGGCTACGTCGTGGCGCGCCTGCTGCACGCCGGCGTGGGTGACAGCCTGACGTGCGGCATCACGACGGGCGCGCGCAACATCTCGTCGGGCGCCGTCATCGCGCAGATGTACTTCCCGGACGCCGCGATGTTCCCCGTCATGATGGGCACGCTGTTCCAGCACGTCATCGCCGCCGCGTACGGGACGATCATCCGCCGGATGGAGGCGCGTCACGCCGGGACGCCGGCAAGGCCGAGAGGCGAGCAGTAG